In Dromiciops gliroides isolate mDroGli1 chromosome 4, mDroGli1.pri, whole genome shotgun sequence, one DNA window encodes the following:
- the CCDC92B gene encoding coiled-coil domain containing 92B isoform X1 — MDSGKRKGSYAERLPGPGPRVAMETVSLEHQIQSVQRHIAFLKKEQMELLRDLHLEILRLQKHCSELTRDLETKESQSDQQEEASRQLEAKCRALEEQLAARERGNGELRRELRQRDALVWALRSSLRSKERRFLEELRRRSHRATVLGTELQKQSEAAAYLAFQLHAARQKLHGAPRAGPAAVGGAAASGGAAAAPSGGGRDRAPPPADGRARKRGPRARRPPPPPPLSLLPEPCALGSARDWAAWELGCRLDEAEPEPMPDPALFLNARRPPRPKARDNAHPTCASPRKPPPREPPDAAAAAPAPAQPRSCKSPPGRRPAAPNPDSSVDLE; from the exons ATGGACtcggggaagaggaaaggaagctaCGCAGAAAGACTTCCAG GGCCTGGGCCCAGGGTTGCAATGGAGACTGTGTCCCTGGAGCATCAGATCCAGAGTGTGCAGCGGCACATTGCCTTCTTGAAGAAGGAGCAGATGGAGCTACTGCGAGACCTGCACCTGGAGATTCTGCGCCTGCAGAAGCACTGCTCAG AACTGACCCGTGACCTGGAAACCAAAGAGTCACAGTCAGACCAGCAAG AGGAGGCGTCGCGGCAGCTGGAGGCCAAGTGCCGGGCGCTGGAGGAGCAGCTGGCGGCGCGGGAGCGAGGCAACGGCGAGCTGCGGCGGGAGCTGCGGCAGCGGGACGCGCTGGTGTGGGCGCTGCGCTCCAGCCTGCGCAGCAAGGAACGCCGCTTCCTGGAGGAGCTGCGACGCCGCAGCCACCGAGCCACGGTGCTGGGCACCGAGCTGCAGAAGCAGAGCGAAGCGGCCGCCTACCTGGCCTTCCAGCTGCACGCGGCCCGCCAGAAGCTGCACGGGGCGCCCCGCGCCGGCCCGGCCGCTGTCGGGGGTGCTGCCGCCTCCGGGGGCGCGGCAGCGGCCCCCTCGGGAGGAGGCCGGGACCGCGCCCCGCCGCCCGCCGACGGGCGGGCCAGGAAACGGGGACCCCGCGCCCGCCGCCCGCCGCCGCCCCCGCCTTTGTCGCTGCTCCCGGAGCCGTGCGCCCTGGGCAGCGCCAGGGACTGGGCTGCCTGGGAGCTGGGCTGCAGGCTGGACGAGGCCGAGCCCGAGCCCATGCCCGACCCCGCCCTCTTCCTCAACGCCCGCAGACCTCCGCGGCCCAAGGCCCGGGACAACGCCCACCCAACCTGCGCCAGCCCCCGCAAGCCTCCGCCCCGGGAGCCCCCTGATGCCGCTGcggccgcccccgcccccgcccagcCCCGATCCTGCAAGAGTCCGCCTGGGAGGCGGCCGGCCGCCCCCAACCCCGACAGCTCAGTCGACCTGGAGTAG
- the CCDC92B gene encoding coiled-coil domain containing 92B isoform X2 gives METVSLEHQIQSVQRHIAFLKKEQMELLRDLHLEILRLQKHCSELTRDLETKESQSDQQEEASRQLEAKCRALEEQLAARERGNGELRRELRQRDALVWALRSSLRSKERRFLEELRRRSHRATVLGTELQKQSEAAAYLAFQLHAARQKLHGAPRAGPAAVGGAAASGGAAAAPSGGGRDRAPPPADGRARKRGPRARRPPPPPPLSLLPEPCALGSARDWAAWELGCRLDEAEPEPMPDPALFLNARRPPRPKARDNAHPTCASPRKPPPREPPDAAAAAPAPAQPRSCKSPPGRRPAAPNPDSSVDLE, from the exons ATGGAGACTGTGTCCCTGGAGCATCAGATCCAGAGTGTGCAGCGGCACATTGCCTTCTTGAAGAAGGAGCAGATGGAGCTACTGCGAGACCTGCACCTGGAGATTCTGCGCCTGCAGAAGCACTGCTCAG AACTGACCCGTGACCTGGAAACCAAAGAGTCACAGTCAGACCAGCAAG AGGAGGCGTCGCGGCAGCTGGAGGCCAAGTGCCGGGCGCTGGAGGAGCAGCTGGCGGCGCGGGAGCGAGGCAACGGCGAGCTGCGGCGGGAGCTGCGGCAGCGGGACGCGCTGGTGTGGGCGCTGCGCTCCAGCCTGCGCAGCAAGGAACGCCGCTTCCTGGAGGAGCTGCGACGCCGCAGCCACCGAGCCACGGTGCTGGGCACCGAGCTGCAGAAGCAGAGCGAAGCGGCCGCCTACCTGGCCTTCCAGCTGCACGCGGCCCGCCAGAAGCTGCACGGGGCGCCCCGCGCCGGCCCGGCCGCTGTCGGGGGTGCTGCCGCCTCCGGGGGCGCGGCAGCGGCCCCCTCGGGAGGAGGCCGGGACCGCGCCCCGCCGCCCGCCGACGGGCGGGCCAGGAAACGGGGACCCCGCGCCCGCCGCCCGCCGCCGCCCCCGCCTTTGTCGCTGCTCCCGGAGCCGTGCGCCCTGGGCAGCGCCAGGGACTGGGCTGCCTGGGAGCTGGGCTGCAGGCTGGACGAGGCCGAGCCCGAGCCCATGCCCGACCCCGCCCTCTTCCTCAACGCCCGCAGACCTCCGCGGCCCAAGGCCCGGGACAACGCCCACCCAACCTGCGCCAGCCCCCGCAAGCCTCCGCCCCGGGAGCCCCCTGATGCCGCTGcggccgcccccgcccccgcccagcCCCGATCCTGCAAGAGTCCGCCTGGGAGGCGGCCGGCCGCCCCCAACCCCGACAGCTCAGTCGACCTGGAGTAG